The Geothrix sp. DNA segment AGCATGGCCTGCTGATCCTCCCGACTGACCTCGGCCGTGATCACCGTGGCCAGATGGATGGTTCTGGCATCCACGCCCGGGGGCGCTTCGGTACTGAGGGTCCGCAGGTAGTGGATCAGGGTGGCCATGTCCTCCTCTGCCAGGTCGTAGCGGGGCATGACCTGGCGCAGGGTGCGCCCGGCGGGATCGAGTCCCGAACGGAGGGCGCGGGCGAGGGTCTCGTCGGTATAGGCGGGCCGCACCGGGGGTGTCCGGAATTTCAGGCGCTTGCGCTCCTCCGGGCTCAGGTTGGGGAACTTCACGAACCTGGGCTGGAAGAGCCGGGCACCGCTGATGGCGAGGGTAGGGATGCCGCCCTCCCAGGAGCCGAACCCGCTGCGCAGGTGGCAGCTCACGCAGGTGAAGGCCGTGCCGGATACCGGCACGTCCCCGTTAACCAGGGCCTGCATCGGTTCCCCCGAAGGAAGCAGGCCCTCGCGGTACATGCGCTCACCCAGGGCCTCCCGGGACGGGGCGGCCGACGCAGCCCTCGCATCCCGCCTTGGCGGGGCCGCCACGGCCGCACTGGATGAGACCAGCAGGAAGAGGGCCAGGGCCTGGAACAAGGTCCGGAGTGGGGAGATTTCCTCGATTCGCTGGATCATAGGATGCCCTCCTTGCGGCACTCGGCGACAAACTCCGTGGAGCTCATCAGGCCGAAAATTCGAGTCCACTTGCCTGTTCTGGGCACGCGGATGAAGGTCAGGGGGTAGTGGGCCATCTTGTTGGGGATGTAGGCGTTGAAGGCCCGCATCACCTTGTCGATGTCTTCGCGTCGGCCGGTGAGGAACTGCCAGCCGGGCCTGGACCGGTAGCGTTTCAGATAGTCCCTCATCACTTTGGGAGTGTCGTGCTCGGGATCGATGGAGATGGACACCAGGTGCAGAGGGGCCGCCCCGGGTGGCCGCTTCAACTGAAGATTCGCGTAACCCGCCGAAAGCACCGGGCAGATGGTGGTACAGGTCCCGAAGATGAAATCCACGATGACGGGTTCGCGGGATTCGAGCATGGCCTTGAGGGACACGCCCATTCCGTCCTGGTCAACCAGGGTGACATC contains these protein-coding regions:
- a CDS encoding SCO family protein, whose product is MDTQNRTIQLRDFGMNHRTRTIPALVFSLGALSATGLAAQTPAPYTRSTESYSVPDVTLVDQDGMGVSLKAMLESREPVIVDFIFGTCTTICPVLSAGYANLQLKRPPGAAPLHLVSISIDPEHDTPKVMRDYLKRYRSRPGWQFLTGRREDIDKVMRAFNAYIPNKMAHYPLTFIRVPRTGKWTRIFGLMSSTEFVAECRKEGIL